One window of Centropristis striata isolate RG_2023a ecotype Rhode Island chromosome 23, C.striata_1.0, whole genome shotgun sequence genomic DNA carries:
- the LOC131962178 gene encoding NACHT, LRR and PYD domains-containing protein 12-like, which produces MSGCVEEEEDGAESVVSGCLSVKSDRSKDFPLDFSNEPGPSDTKGKKRSDVCEEEQPSCCASCQDVLKDPVSTSCGHWFCRRCISSYWDQSASPEDSSCPQCGQRPRTMPGGLQEVLDEHKISLRRRCACVTEGSDVTGSGTLLNRIYTELYITEGQSEEVNTQHEVRQLETAFKKKTVHDDPIRCQDIFKALPDQQGHIRVVLTNGVAGVGKTFSVQKFSLDWAEGLENQDVSVVVLLSFRELNLIRDEQYSLLELLHVFHPTLQKVPAEKLAVSKLVFIFDGLDESRLSLDFTNKEVVSDVTQKSSVNVLLTNLIEGNLLPSALVWITSRPAAANQIPPACVDRVTEVRGFTDAQKEEYFRRRVSDEERSNTIISHIQTSRSLHIMCLIPVFCWITATVLDHMLTTEQRGELPKTLTDLYSHFLLVQTKKKKQKYDEGHETSPQELMEADREVLLKLGRLAFEQLQEGNIMFYQEDLERCGLHVTEASVQSEIFRRESVIFQKTVYCFVHLSVQEFLAAVYMFHCYTTRNTEGLEDFLGTDWYDEYIDLPLDDFLRRAMKKSLKSKNGHLDLFVRFLHGLSLESNQRLLGGLLGQTDNSPEVIQKAINNLKNMNTEEISPDRSINIFHCLTEMNDLSVHQEIQEFLKSENRSEKELSEIHCSALAYMLQMSEEVLDELDLEKYKTSKEGQRRLLPAVRNCRKAVIPACGLSYTHFEIVASALKSKPSHLRELDLDHNYDVKDSGVRQLCVGLESPNCRLETLRLGSCGLSEFSCASLASALKSNPSHLRELELIANVLQDSGVKLLCDLLQSPNCKLETLRLWGCSLSEISCASLASALKSNPSYLRELQLSVNEVQDSGVKLLCGFLESPNCRLESLRLRSCSLSEISCASLASALNSNPSHLRELELSINKLQDSGVKLLCDFLQSPNCRLETLRLWRCSLSEISCASLASALKSNPSSLTKLDLSFNELQDSGVKLLCDLLESPNCRLKTLELIHCSLSEISCASLASTLKSNLCSLRELDLGFNKLQNSGVKLLSAGLASPNCRLESLRLWRCRLSRTSCTSLASALKSNPSHLRELELSTNKLRDSGVKRLCVGLESPNCRLETLRLSLCSLLGISCASLASALKSNPSHLRELELVSNYLQDSDMKQLYDLVESPNCRLETLEWK; this is translated from the exons ATGAGTGGTtgtgtggaggaagaggaggacggagCAGAGTCTGTAGTatctggctgtctgtctgtgaagagTGACCGCTCCAAAGATTTTCCTCTTGACTTCAGTAAtgaacctggaccctcagacacaaa GGGGAAGAAGAGGAGTGATGTTTGTGAGGAGGAGCAGCCATCCTGCTGTGCTTCCTGTCAGGACGTCCTGAAGGATCCCGTCTCTACCAGCTGTGGACACTGGTTCTGCAGACGGTGCATCAGCTCATACTGGGACCAGTCTGCGTCACCAGAAGACTCCTCCTGTCCCCAGTGTGGACAAAGACCCAGAACCA tgCCTGGTGGTCTGCAGGAGGTTTTAGATGAACATAAGATCAGTCTGAGGAGGAGATGTGCATGTGTGACTGAAGGAAGTGATGTAACAGGAAGTGGAACCCTCCTCAACAGGATCTACActgagctctacatcacagagggacagagtgaaGAGGTTAATACCCAACATGAGGTGAGGCAGCTGGAGACAGCTTTCAAGAAGAAGACCGTCCATGACGATCCAATCAGGTGCcaggacatctttaaagccttacCTGACCAACAGGGACACATCAGAGTGGTTCTGACGAACGGCGTCGCTGGCGTTGGAAAAACCTTCTCGGTGCAGAAGTTCAGTCTGGACTGGGCAGAGGGTTTGGAGAACCAAGATGTCAGTGTGGTGGTTCTGCTTTCGTTCAGGGAGCTGAACTTGATCAGAGATGAGCAGTACAGtcttctggagctgctccatgttTTCCATCCAACATTACAGAAGGTCCCAGCAGAGAAGCTCGCCGTCTCTAAACTTGTGTTCATCTTTGACGGCCTGGATGAAAGCAGACTTTCTCTGGATTTCACCAACAAGGAGGTTGTGTCTGATGTCACACAGAAGTCATCGGTCaacgtgctgctgacaaacctcatcgaGGGGAATCTGCTTCCCTCGGCTCTCGTCTGGATAACTTCCCGACCCGCGgcggccaatcagatccctcctGCGTGTGTCGACAGGGTGACAGAAGTACGAGGCTTCACTGACgcccagaaggaggagtacttcaggaggAGGGTCAGTGATGAAGAGCGCTCCAACACAATCAtctcacacatccagacatccaggagcctccacatcatgtgtctgatcccagtcttctgctggatcactgctacagttctggaccacatgttgactacagagcagagaggagagctgcccaagaccctgactgacctgtactcacacttcctgctggttcagaccaagaagaagaagcagaagtatgATGAGGGACATGAGACGAGTCCACAGGAGCTGATGGAGGCTGACAGAGAAGTTCTTCTGAAGCTGGGGAGGCTGGCGTTTGAACAGCTGCAGGAAGGAAACATCATGTTCTACCAAGAAGACCTGGAGCGCTGTGGTCTCCATGTCACAGAGGCCTCAGTGCAATCTGAAATCTTCAGAAGAGAGTCTGTAATCTTCCAGAAAACAGTCTACTGCTTCGTTCATCTGAGCGTTCAGGAGTTTCTTGCTGCAGTCTACATGTTCCACTGTTACACCACCAGGAACACAGAGGGACTGGAGGATTTTCTGGGTACAGATTGGTACGATGAATACATTGACCTGCCCCTGGATGACTTCCTGAGGAGAGCCATGAAGAAATCccttaaaagtaaaaatggcCACCTGGACCTGTTTGTCCGCTTCCTTCATGGCCTCTCTCTGGAGTCCAACCAGAGACTGTTAGGAGGCCTGCTGGGTCAGACAGACAACAGTCCAGAAGTCATCCAGAAAGCCATCAACAACCTGAAGAATATGAACACTGAGGAGATCTCTCCTGACAGAAGCATCAACATCTTCCACTGTCTGACGGAGATGAACGACCTCTCAGTCCATCAGGAGATCCAAGAGTTCCTGAAGTCAGAGAACAGATCAGAGAAGGAACTCTCTGAGATCCACTGCTCAGCTCTGGCCTACATGCTGCAGATGTCAGAGGAGGTTCTGGATGAGTTGGACCTGGAGAAGTACAAGACCTCAAAGGAGGGACAGCGGAGACTGCTTCCAGCTGTGAGGAACTGCAGGAAAGCTGT AATTCCTGCCTGTGGGCTCTCATACACCCACTTTGAAAttgtggcctcagctctgaagtccaagcCCTCCCATCTGAGGGAGCTGGACCTGGATCACAACTACGATGTAAAGGATTCAGGAGTGAGGCAGCTGTGTGTAGGGCTGGAGAGTCcgaactgcagactggagactctgag ATTGGGTTCCTGCGGGTTGTCAGAgttcagctgtgcttctctggcctcagctctgaagtccaacccctcccatctgagagagcttgAGCTGATAGCAAACgtcctgcaggattcaggagtgaagctgctgtgtgatcttctgcagagtccaaactgcaaactggagactctgag ATTGTGGggctgcagtttgtcagagatcagctgtgcttctcttgcctcagctctgaagtccaacccctcctatctgagagagctgcagctgagtgTAAACGAggtgcaggattcaggagtgaagttGCTGTGTGGTTTTCtggagagtccaaactgcagactggagagtCTGAG ATTGAGGagctgcagtttgtcagagatcagctgtgcttctctaGCCTCAGCTCTGAactccaacccctcccatctgagagagctggagctgagtataaacaagctgcaggattcaggagtgaagctgctgtgtgattttctgcaaagcccaaactgcagactggagactctgag ATTGTGGcgctgcagtttgtcagagatcagctgtgcttctctggcctcagctctgaagtccaacccctccagTCTGACAAAGCTGGACCTGAGCTTCAAcgagctgcaggattcaggagtgaagctgctgtgtgatcttctggagagtccaaactgcagactgaaGACTCTTGA acTAATTCactgcagtttgtcagagatcagctgtgcttctctggcctcaacTCTGAAGTCTAACCTCTGCagtctgagagagctggacctgggCTTCAACAAGCTGCAgaattcaggagtgaagcttcTGTCGGCTGGACTAGCAAGTCCAAACTGTAGACTGGAGTCTCTTAG ATTGTGGCGCTGCCGTTTGTCAAGGACCAGCTGTACTTCTCTGGCCTccgctctgaagtccaacccctcccatctgagagagctggagctgagTACAAACAAGCTGCGGGATTCGGGAGTGAAGCGGCTGTGTGTTGGACtggagagtccaaactgcagactggagactctgag ATTGAGTTTGTGCAGTTTGTTAGGaatcagctgtgcttctctggcctcagctctgaagtccaacccctcccatctgagagagctggagctgGTTTCAAACTACCTGCAGGATTCAGACATGAAGCAGCTGTATGATCTTGtggagagtccaaactgcagactggagactcttgA GTGGAAGTGA